The Pseudanabaena yagii GIHE-NHR1 genome segment CGCATGGTGTTTTAAAGCGTACCAGTCTAGACTTACTATATCTCTAGCGCAGTCAAATTTATCGTAAGGGTTATGCGATTTAATAAAGAACCGATTTTTGTGGCGCGGCGAAGCCGCGCCACAAAAATCGGGTTCTTTGTTGTACGGCAGTCCTTAAGCCTATAAAAAGCCCATAAAAGCAAAGAGATTGCTTAGCACCTTGTTACCGAATAATTCATGATCGAATACATCACAACACTTGTTATCAATGCAGCAATCTTTGCCCTATTTAGTCTTGGACTCAATCTGCAATGGGGTTTCGCAGGATTAGTAAATTTTGGGCATGTTGCCTTTATGACCGTCGGTGCATATACCACCGTTTTACTAAGCCTCAATGGTGTGCCTTGGTTCTTTGCCTTTTTGATTGCCGCTGCGATCGCAGGTTTACTCGGCATCCTCATTGGCAGCACAGCACTTAAACTGCGCGAGGATTATCTTGGTATCGTCACCATTGGTGTATCGGAAATGGTGCGCCTATTTGTCAATAACGAAGAATGGCTGACAAAAGGTACAGGTGGCGTACAGGACTTTCCGCTTCCACTGGTCAATATTGTGGCTCGTCAGAACTATTCTTTTATTCTGGCTGCCCTATTAATAGTTGTCGTGGCGATCGTTTATTGGCGCTTGGAATGGCTAGTGCGATCGCCTTGGGGAAGAGTCCTCAAAGCGATCCGTGAAGATGAGGAAGTAGTTAAGGCTCTAGGCAAAAATGTATTTTGGTATAAACTACAAGCCTTTGCGATCGGCGGTGCGATCGGTGGTATGGCAGGTGCATTCTATGCTTGGCAATTAACCACGGTCTATCCCGATAACTTTATTCCCCTGATTACATTCCAAGCATGGACAATCGTCACCATTGGTGGTGCTGGAAATAACCTTGGCGTGCTCCTCGGTGCTGCACTGTTTCAGTTTTACAATGCTGTACCCAGATTTCTACCTGAACAACTCCGTGCCGATGGGGGCAGGTTTGAGGCGATTCAGTTGATTTTGATTGGTTTGACCTTAATTATCCTGATGCTCTGGCGACCACAGGGAATTTTAGGTAATAAAGATGAATTAACTTTAAACAGATAAAAAAAGAGGTTGCTTTGCAACCTCTTTTTTTATCTGTTCAAAACCCAAATAAGTGAAGGCGGCACTTCGTGCCGCCTTCACTTATTTGGGTTTTATGTCCTAAGCAAAACTTACATTGCTATAGCAAAAGAAATGCGTTTTTAGTATTTGGGAACAGAAGGATCGATTTGATCGCTCCATGCGTTGATACCGCCCTGTACATTGATCCCATCAATGCCAGCTTGCTTGAGAATGCCAAGAGCCTTCATCGATCGCCCACCCATTTTGCAATGCGCGATTAACTTATGCCCATTGAGCAAAGCCTTTACCTTTTCTACACCATTACCATTTTCGATTTCTGGCAAAGGTACTAGTACAGTATTGGGGATTCTGCCAATTTCCCATTCGTTAGGGTTACGCACATCGATAATCACGTAATCCGACGCACCAGCATCAATGATCTCTTTAAGTTCTTTGACGTTAATTTCGGCGATCGCCTTTTG includes the following:
- a CDS encoding branched-chain amino acid ABC transporter permease yields the protein MIEYITTLVINAAIFALFSLGLNLQWGFAGLVNFGHVAFMTVGAYTTVLLSLNGVPWFFAFLIAAAIAGLLGILIGSTALKLREDYLGIVTIGVSEMVRLFVNNEEWLTKGTGGVQDFPLPLVNIVARQNYSFILAALLIVVVAIVYWRLEWLVRSPWGRVLKAIREDEEVVKALGKNVFWYKLQAFAIGGAIGGMAGAFYAWQLTTVYPDNFIPLITFQAWTIVTIGGAGNNLGVLLGAALFQFYNAVPRFLPEQLRADGGRFEAIQLILIGLTLIILMLWRPQGILGNKDELTLNR